In bacterium, the genomic stretch TATTGCTGCTGTGAGTTGAACATCGCTCGATAGCTCAACGCCGGATACGCATCCGTCAGGTTGAGCATCACGAGGATGCCTATGAAGACTCGCAAAGCCCACGTACTGCCGTTGAGTGCCAAGGAATATCGCGATTCGCTGACCCACCGAAGAGCGTCGAAACACAGTCCGAGAATCGTGGGCAGCAGGAAGAACGATGCCCACACGAAATGCCGTTCGCGGACTGCCGTGTTGGTGGCAATCAGAAAATAGCTCCCAACACCAATTGCAAGCCACAGGAGCGGGAGTGCTCGGCGGCGGCGAATCAGGACAACGACTGCCGGCACCAGAGCCAGGTGAAGAATCCGCATCCAACCGACCGATTGGGACCAGGTCAAAAAACCAAAGCGCTGGATCGAAGAGGAAAAGGGTGCCGGTTTCCCGAGGCCAACTAACGCACCTAGCCTTCCCATGTACTCTACGTGGTCCGATTCCAATACCCACATCGTCGCACCCATGGCACTAATGCCGAGAGCAACCCGACAGAACATTGGAATCATGGATGCCTTTTCAGGTCGGGATTGCAGAGTGGTATCACGTGATTGGACCCAAGTAGCGGCTACAAGAAATACCGGAAAGAGCGCGAGCGGAAGCTCCTTGGTGAGAGCCGCGACACCTCCAAAGATGCTGGCGACAAGAGTCCAGAGGTACGACCGGCGTTTCATCAAACACAGAACAGCCAGAGCCAGCATCGTCAGGGAGTTGAAGTCCTCCTTCAGATGCGTCACGGTGATAATGGTTGCGGGTATCGTAGCCATCGCGAGGCAACTCCAGAACGCAACCTCGCGTCCGTAGAGTCCGCGTACCAGGAAATTGAATGCGGCAAGGAGAGCCGTGAACATTGCCACGTTCGTGACCCTGAGACCTCCGTCTCCGAACAACCAGACAGGCAAGACATAGAACCACGCATTGACCATGCGAGCCGGAATGAACTGCTCGTAGTGACCTACAGAAATGAGTTCACGAGCGCCCTTCAGATACTCGATCGAGTCGTAGTGGTACGGAGTTCGAAGACTGAAGACGTAGAAGTAGCAGCTGAAGAGCACACACAATGCGATGATCTCAAAGTATGGCCAGACCTTGATCCAAACCGCCAACCGTGCAGCCAATTCCTTGTTTGGCAACAATAGTCCGGGGGGGCGGGTGTCGAGCGGCGTCATGTCGCGACGCTAGCTCCAATTTTCATTGAAGGCGAGAGAGAGACCTACCTATTTCATGATAGTTATAGATGAGCCACGCGAACTGCACTCGTCCGACGCCCGGCTGTTCGGATCGAGTTGGCCAGCAACAGTGCCAACTCCGCCCACGGCCTCATCCACACCAAGGCTTCCTTAACAACTCAACGAGCGGGGACGAAGTTTACAATCGAGTTGTCAAGGGAAAGCCACTCCGTGCCGCCGTCGGAGTAGCGGAGGCCCAGGCTGGGGGTGCCGGCTTCGATGGTCACGCGGGTGAGGCTCGGTTCGTTGGCTTCGTCGAGGATCTTGTGAAGGCTTGCCGCGTCCCGTTGGGGTTGGGCGGCTGCGGCTTTCTCGATGCGGCGAGCGCGATCGCCTCCGAACGGCGCGACCAACAAGCCGTCATTCGGAAACAGCACATGTCGCTCGTCGCCAAGAACATGGATGGCCGCACTCGCACCCTTCGCGTCGGCCAACACGAGGGTTGCGGGGCCGGCTGCAGGGCGTCTCCCGCACCATTCGAGGGCCGCTTCCAGGGCGTCGAAACGTTGCAGGCAATCCTGCGCGAGCAGGAGCGCCGGGGCGGCACTGGTTCGCCTTCCCTCGAGATGTCGCGCTGCCGATCCCCAACTCGCCGAGACCGCCAGTCCGTGCTCATTCACACCGACCAGCGCCGGGACGATGCCGGGCAATGCCAGCTCGATCGAACGGAAGTCGCCCTCTCCGGGCTCGCTGCGTCGCACGATCAGATCGGTTGGCGGATGGGCGATCGCCCGGACCAGACAGGCCGGGG encodes the following:
- a CDS encoding glycosyltransferase family 39 protein; translation: MTPLDTRPPGLLLPNKELAARLAVWIKVWPYFEIIALCVLFSCYFYVFSLRTPYHYDSIEYLKGARELISVGHYEQFIPARMVNAWFYVLPVWLFGDGGLRVTNVAMFTALLAAFNFLVRGLYGREVAFWSCLAMATIPATIITVTHLKEDFNSLTMLALAVLCLMKRRSYLWTLVASIFGGVAALTKELPLALFPVFLVAATWVQSRDTTLQSRPEKASMIPMFCRVALGISAMGATMWVLESDHVEYMGRLGALVGLGKPAPFSSSIQRFGFLTWSQSVGWMRILHLALVPAVVVLIRRRRALPLLWLAIGVGSYFLIATNTAVRERHFVWASFFLLPTILGLCFDALRWVSESRYSLALNGSTWALRVFIGILVMLNLTDAYPALSYRAMFNSQQQYFGGLKGELPANALLLGMDNCIIASHYSGLECYTPPANLSTKQCNEFVEKVVAWTESRPVYGLYDLFSYDVATTGGECARAFDTKLRRVAVYTKLHEDFHYMTLGTPIGYFAGLYKDKGCRPKAVKHQSVEIIRGLEMDETTTSFVCPGLPRPVRIKRLAYHGREFELRSQSVVQITRKSQ